In the genome of Streptomyces fagopyri, the window GGACAGCGCGACGCGCGACTCCGGGGCGTCCGTGAGCGGCCGGTAGGTGAGGTCCTTGCGGTGGTGCAGGCGCGCGAGCGACTGGGGCACGACGAGCAGCCCGACACCCGCCGCCACGAGCTCGACCGCGTCCTCGGTGGTGGCGGGACGCTCGAACGCGGGCCGGCCCGGCGGACGCTCCCAGTCGAGGGTGTCGTCGAGCGGGTGCAGCACGATGTCGTCGGCCAGGTCCTCGGCGGTCACCTCGTCGACCGCCGCCACGACGTGATCCCTCGGGACCACGACGACCGTCGTCTCGGTGTAGAGCGGGATCGCGCTGAGGTCCTCACGGTCGACCGGCAGCCGTACGAATCCGGCATCGGCGCCGCGGTCCCGCAGTACGCCGAACGCCTCGGCGGCGGACACCGCGACGAGGGTCAGGGGGACGTCGGGCAGCCGCTCGTTCCAGATCCGCACCCACTTCGTGGGCGTCACTCCCGGGACATAGGCGAGCCGGAACGAAGGAGGTACTTCCGAGCCTGTCACCTCGCCAGGCTATCGGTCGTGGTCGGAGGTCGCGCACACGCTCGATACCCTTGACACCATGACGTCGCACCAGACCACCCAGACCATGAAGCCCGCCACCGCGGCGAAGAAGCTGGGTGTGTACCTCGAAGCCACCCCCGCCGAGTTCCAGGAGGGCGTCGTCTCGCGCGCCGAGCTGAACGCGCTGCAGACCGACCCGCCCGCGTGGCTGCAGGAACTGCGACGCAACGGCCCGCACCCCCGGCCGGTGGTCGCCGCGCGGCTGGGCGTCTCCATCGCCGGGCTCGCCCGCGGCGGGGTCACCGACCCGCTCACCACGGAGCAGATCGACGCGCTGAAGCAGGAGGACCCCGGGTGGCTGCGCCGGGAGCGCGCCACGCAGGCCGAGGTCCGCAAGGAAGAGGAGCGCATCAAGGAGCGGAACGCGCAGCGCGCGGCCCAGCCCCGCGACAGCCGCTCCTGACCTCCGCCACCGCCTGACCTCCGTCACTGCCTGACCTCCGTCACTTTCCGAGCTCCGTCCTTTCCCGAGCTCCGTCTCCCGCCCCTTTTCCCCCGGGCCGGGACCTCCGGGCCACCCGTGCCGCGGCTTACGCTGTGCGCATGGGTGGGACCCTGTGGTCAGTGACCGTGCCGAGCCCCGCGCGTGTCCGATGACCGCCGATCCGTGCTCCGCCGACCACCTCGCCGACTCCGCGCGCACCGCGTACCCGCCGCCGACCCGTGACCCACTGAGACGTTGCGCTGCAACTGGCGGGTTTGCAATCGACCTGGCGGGTTGTGCGCAGGGCAGCGCCGACGGTGCGTGCGCAGGCACCGGCTCATCAGCCCAGGCCAACCCGCCGACAGTCTCCAGTCAGGCGTCGGCCGAGAGCTCTGGATCTGCGAGGGCATCGGCAAATCGCTCCTCAGAAGCGAGGGCGCGCAGGAGCGGGCCGACCAAGCGGCGGGTAACGGCGCCGGGAGCGTCATTGAGTTCGGCCCAGGTGGTTCCGGTCGCCTCCCTATAGGTGTCCTGGTCATAGCGGGTGGTGGAGCCGAAGCCGCCCCAGTTCTGCTGGCCGGAGTAGGGGCGACGACCACGAAGCCGGATGGCACCCACGGCGAGGGCCCAGTTCCCCACGTAGCCAGCCTCCTCGGCGGCGGCGAGCACGAGAGCGAGGCAGCGGCGAGTGAGGCTCACTGCCGAGGCATCGAAGATCATCTGGTCGCCGGAGTCGATCGCGTCCGAGAAACGGCTGGAGAACAGCCTCAGGCCGCCGTTCTCGAACACCTGCAGTTCGATCACGTCCTCCGCGCGGTAGCTGCCCTCGACGGGAGCGTATGCGCGGGCCTCCCCGAGATTGGTGGAGGCCCGGGCGGCGCCCCCGTTGCGTCGGTAGCCGTTGCCTGCGTCCAGGAGGTCCGGGGAGGCGTCGACGCCGGTCAGGATGGCGTTCAAGGCTGGAGTGTGGGCGCGCTGGATGAATTCGGCGAGTTTCACGTTCCAGCCATGTCCGCTGGTGAGCTTCAGGAGCATGTCCCGGCGGCCCGCCAGGGGATGAGCGACCAGGAAGAGGTGGGATTGCTCGCCGACCTCGCGCAGCGGGTCCTGGTCGAATTCCCGCTGCAGCAGGGCGAGCGCGTCTTGTTCGGCCGACCGGCGCTGCTCGTGGAGGCGCGCGACCTCGGCGTCGGTAAGCACGTGCTTGGTCTTGTCATTGCGGCCGTAGTAGCGGCCGTCGACCATGTGGGGTGCCTGCGGGCTTGCCGGGACATGGACGAGGAGATAGCCCTGGGTGCGGTCCGCGTCGGTGGCGATGACCTCGGTGACGACGTTGAATGGCGGGTCGGGGATGGAGCGGGCGACGGAGTCGACCTTCTCCGCCAGGCCGTCCAGCGGCTGCGGCGTGAGGTTGAACGTGCGGTTGGGTTTATCCTCGCCGATACCGATGATCAGGGTTCCGCCGTCGATGGCGAACGAGGACAGGTCCTTGGCCAGTTCCTTGTTGTCGCCCTTGGTGACGAGCTCCTTCTTCACATCCAGACGACTCGACTCGTCGATAAGCCCGCCGTCGATGACGGACTGAAGATCGGCTTCGCTTTTGGGTGTCCATCGGGGGGTATCCGAGGAGAGGTAGATCGACGTCACGGGCATCCCTACGACTCGTGCAGCAGATGCCTCCGTCCCGGAGGCGTTGACGGAGAGTATGACCATCTGCACCAACGGGCGCATTTGGATTCCTGATATCAGGAACCGCGGACCAGCCACCCGCTGGCCCGGGTTCACGACCGCATGTTCGTCGCGTGCCGGATCGCAAGTTCTCCGTTGGCGCCGCGCCCGAGGTTGCCAGTCGGAGTGCACCAGCGACAGCCGCTGTCCTGACGGGCATCTTGCAGATGGCGTTCGCGAATACGGGGGCGGTGAATGACTGATCCGAGGTCGTCATCGTCCTCGTGCAAGCTGGCGGATGCGAGAAGGAAGTGGGTCAGGGCCTCGCTGGCGGCGAGGGTGTTGAGG includes:
- a CDS encoding DUF5997 family protein translates to MTSHQTTQTMKPATAAKKLGVYLEATPAEFQEGVVSRAELNALQTDPPAWLQELRRNGPHPRPVVAARLGVSIAGLARGGVTDPLTTEQIDALKQEDPGWLRRERATQAEVRKEEERIKERNAQRAAQPRDSRS
- a CDS encoding AlbA family DNA-binding domain-containing protein; translated protein: MTSIYLSSDTPRWTPKSEADLQSVIDGGLIDESSRLDVKKELVTKGDNKELAKDLSSFAIDGGTLIIGIGEDKPNRTFNLTPQPLDGLAEKVDSVARSIPDPPFNVVTEVIATDADRTQGYLLVHVPASPQAPHMVDGRYYGRNDKTKHVLTDAEVARLHEQRRSAEQDALALLQREFDQDPLREVGEQSHLFLVAHPLAGRRDMLLKLTSGHGWNVKLAEFIQRAHTPALNAILTGVDASPDLLDAGNGYRRNGGAARASTNLGEARAYAPVEGSYRAEDVIELQVFENGGLRLFSSRFSDAIDSGDQMIFDASAVSLTRRCLALVLAAAEEAGYVGNWALAVGAIRLRGRRPYSGQQNWGGFGSTTRYDQDTYREATGTTWAELNDAPGAVTRRLVGPLLRALASEERFADALADPELSADA
- a CDS encoding LysR substrate-binding domain-containing protein → MTGSEVPPSFRLAYVPGVTPTKWVRIWNERLPDVPLTLVAVSAAEAFGVLRDRGADAGFVRLPVDREDLSAIPLYTETTVVVVPRDHVVAAVDEVTAEDLADDIVLHPLDDTLDWERPPGRPAFERPATTEDAVELVAAGVGLLVVPQSLARLHHRKDLTYRPLTDAPESRVALSWPEEATSDLVEDFIGIVRGRTVNSSRGRSQTPAPASGTASASASGKGKRADAAGGRKKPVGGRTGGAAGGRAGGKGSRGGSGGTKGGRRGKPRGRS